In Campylobacterota bacterium, the sequence GTTGCACCGAAAGCAGATGCCGTCCCGGGATTGATGAGAGAATTCCAGCATCTTTACGAAAGAGCTGCCAAACATCTACCGCACTCTGCCAAATTGCTATATGCACTCTCTTCACATCACCGCCTCGTATGGATTCACCCTTTTTTGGACGGGAATGGTAGAACCTCTCGACTCGCATTGGATGCTGCCATTCTGTCATCTGGACTCCAAGGATATGGGTTATGGAATATGTCACGAGGTCTTGCCAGAAGTGTTGATGACTACAAGAAAGCATTGCAGTATGCCGATATGGAACGTCAAGGAGCAACCGATGGCCGGGGGCCTCTGTCACTCATGGCATTGACGCATTTTGTCGAATATATGCTTGATATTGCCCTTGATCAAGTGCAATTCATGGGCGGATGTTTGAAGATGGACAAACTCAGCCATAGAATTGAAAACTACGTGATTCTCTCCAGATCCGGAATGTTTGGCATTCAACCTTTGCCAAAATACACAGAAGGGGTTTTCAAACATCTTTTGCTGTACGGCTCCAGCCAAAAAAAGGCTATCATATCTGCGCTTGGGATCAGTGAAAGAACCGGGACTACCCTCTTTCGCGAACTTTCCGACGCAGGGGTTATCGCTTCGGATTCGGTCAAAGGGCCTATTTCCTTACGCATCACGATGCACATGGCATCTTATATTTTTCCTGATCTTTTCCCAATCGCAGAAGAAGGACAACCGGCAGAGCCTAAAAAAGGTCGAGGAAGACCAAAAAAACAATAAGGCAGATACTAAGAGGCCTTCTTCCGAAAATGGAGCTTCGAGAGCGCAGACCGCTTGATGTAGGTTCGATTCCCGGAGCGACGAATGTCGAGCATAGGATCGAGCTCACCTGAGTTGATCTTCTTTCGGATTGCGGTTTCGGAGACTCCGAAAATCCCTGCGACCTCGCCAAGAGTTGCGAAATCCCGATCCCGTTCGGCCTTCAAGCCCTCGATTTCCGAAAGCGCCTGATCGAGCTTGCCCCGGATCTCCGAAAGAGCCGCGAGGAGCTGGGCTTCGAACATCATGTTTCACCCCCTGGAAGCTCGCCCGAGCGGGCTTCGTACAGTTCAAAAACGTCGATCCCCGCCGGGAGCACCGGGGCGCGGTTTGAACCGGTCCGGCGGCCGGGGCGAGGGGCGAGCTGACGGCGGATGTTCCGGAGGGTGCGGCCTCTCCCGGAGAGGATCTCCCAGAGGAGGCTTTTCCGATAGGATTCCTCATCTCCCGCATGCAGCGCAACGAGGTGCTCGACCCCGAAAACGATCTGCTCGCGCGTCAACCCCTGCATCCCCTCTTCAGGGATCTCCAAGTACGGATCGTGGGGGACAACCTCTGCCGATACTACCCCCTCTTCTTCCTCAATCGGTGGAGGAGTAGAGGAGGAATGATTAATTGATGAATAAGAACTAATTGAAGAATATGTC encodes:
- a CDS encoding Fic family protein, which gives rise to MHFTPIAPTDLKGTLPPHLIERAEAVCEQSAILTGGHNQNLLDEVRELLRITNSYYSNRIESEGTHPINIEKAMKKEFREDAKEKNLQLLSLSHIRTQKEIETLITSGISPFDVEFVKSIHRNFYADPQLDSFLDVMNEMEQQTIRMTPGELREHDVYIGKHVAPKADAVPGLMREFQHLYERAAKHLPHSAKLLYALSSHHRLVWIHPFLDGNGRTSRLALDAAILSSGLQGYGLWNMSRGLARSVDDYKKALQYADMERQGATDGRGPLSLMALTHFVEYMLDIALDQVQFMGGCLKMDKLSHRIENYVILSRSGMFGIQPLPKYTEGVFKHLLLYGSSQKKAIISALGISERTGTTLFRELSDAGVIASDSVKGPISLRITMHMASYIFPDLFPIAEEGQPAEPKKGRGRPKKQ
- a CDS encoding helix-turn-helix domain-containing protein, producing the protein MMFEAQLLAALSEIRGKLDQALSEIEGLKAERDRDFATLGEVAGIFGVSETAIRKKINSGELDPMLDIRRSGNRTYIKRSALSKLHFRKKAS
- a CDS encoding helix-turn-helix domain-containing protein, which encodes MKYTLNINQQQAIALGLKNATEAIIFGMICDCATWAEPVIIDSEVFYWTSRSKFVSDLPLLDLKVDTVYRYLKSLEKLGLISYKKQGVKDCVKLTKLGKSYYVGKKSESEDFAMSEKNPTKLGKKSENDSEKNPTYSSISSYSSINHSSSTPPPIEEEEGVVSAEVVPHDPYLEIPEEGMQGLTREQIVFGVEHLVALHAGDEESYRKSLLWEILSGRGRTLRNIRRQLAPRPGRRTGSNRAPVLPAGIDVFELYEARSGELPGGET